From the genome of Fibrobacter sp. UWB15, one region includes:
- the rpsS gene encoding 30S ribosomal protein S19, with protein sequence MSRSLKKGAFVDSHVMTKAQAMAGSDKKQAIKTWSRRSTIIPDMVGLTFSVYNGKQFIPVYVTENMVGHKLGEFSMTRTFRGHRKTETAAGGKK encoded by the coding sequence ATGTCTAGATCCCTTAAGAAAGGTGCTTTCGTGGATTCCCACGTTATGACCAAAGCCCAGGCTATGGCCGGTTCCGACAAGAAACAGGCTATCAAGACCTGGTCCCGTCGTTCCACCATCATTCCTGATATGGTCGGACTTACGTTCTCCGTCTATAATGGCAAGCAGTTCATCCCCGTGTACGTGACCGAAAACATGGTCGGCCACAAGCTGGGTGAATTCTCCATGACCCGTACTTTCCGCGGTCACCGTAAGACTGAAACCGCTGCTGGAGGAAAGAAATAA
- the rplV gene encoding 50S ribosomal protein L22 has protein sequence MQAVAKVKNVRYGVRKLRRVVDLVRGKSVAEAFAMLSILHTQTKGAPLVENALKSAVANFKQKAAGAVAAEELVVKTITADGGTIMKRIHPRSQGRAFRIEKPLSHITVVVANKE, from the coding sequence ATGCAAGCTGTTGCTAAAGTGAAAAACGTCCGTTACGGCGTTCGCAAGCTCCGTCGCGTTGTCGACCTGGTTCGCGGCAAGTCCGTTGCAGAAGCATTCGCAATGCTTTCTATTCTCCACACGCAGACCAAGGGTGCTCCGCTGGTCGAAAATGCTCTGAAGTCCGCTGTCGCTAACTTCAAGCAGAAGGCCGCTGGTGCCGTTGCCGCCGAAGAACTGGTCGTCAAGACCATCACTGCCGACGGTGGTACCATCATGAAGCGTATCCACCCCCGTTCCCAGGGCCGTGCTTTCCGTATCGAAAAGCCGCTCTCTCACATCACAGTCGTTGTGGCCAACAAGGAGTAA